From the Clostridium putrefaciens genome, one window contains:
- a CDS encoding UPF0182 family protein, which translates to MKRKYKVILPLLTLVVLMFIFMDGIVNFTINIKWFKEVGYLPVYFKKITAILKLMVPIFFVCFIGIIVYYRSLKKGFIKNKNISKIDKRASKKENIVFYILNVILSFSISYITASNYWYRILQFNNSVDFDVKDPLFNKDISFYMFKLPLIQSLFNAMMAFLIVLLIVTFVVYIIMSTKDSVYTKDFKKPFSKVKFIKSDITNYAGKQLAVLSSMFLIMIGIFYVLKSYYLVYSSKGVGFGASFTDARVSLYFYRAISIIAIISSVIVFISLIKGKVRPIAISLIAMAMVIVLEGLTSTLVQQFMVKSNELEFERPYIKQNIDFTRKAFNIDDIKESMFDVKDDLTKEDIAKNKDIIDNIKVNSFKPALDFYNQVQIIRYYYNFKDIDVDRYNIDGKYSQVFIAPREIDSDSIEPNTWLNKHLVYTHGYGVVMSRVNSVTAEGKPNFIIKNIPPENNSDIKIENPRIYFGESTDYYAIVNTDQREFDYPKGGENETNKYDGSAGINMSLINRILFSIKEKSIKFMLSNDINVDSKILINRNIMERAKTIAPFLTYDKDPYMVIQDGRLYWILDGYTTSNKYPFSEQYDNVNYIRNSVKVVVDSFNGDINFYISDKGDPIIQSYSKIFKGLFKDIDELPQEFVEHFRYPEEIFNIQCSALGKYHIKDPEVFYNGEDLWEISKNKRDTKDNNDDKKQDEKTTEASYIVTRLPNEEKEEMVLFEYFNMRSKENMVALFGARMDGDQYGKLVLYKFPPTKTIYSPYLFKNQINQDPNISKELSLWNTEGSKVHYGDTVIVPIKNSLLYIEPLYLKAISNNSIPEMKKVVVYYGDKMVMAENIEKALEQIFSYKESNNVENNNTTTNVEIIKEVRDLYYKAVDSQKEGDWAKYGEYMKELENILNETSK; encoded by the coding sequence ATGAAGAGGAAATATAAAGTGATATTACCACTATTAACTCTAGTTGTTTTAATGTTTATTTTTATGGATGGAATAGTTAACTTTACTATTAATATAAAGTGGTTTAAAGAAGTGGGGTACCTTCCAGTATACTTTAAAAAGATAACTGCTATATTAAAATTAATGGTACCTATATTCTTTGTGTGTTTTATAGGTATAATAGTATATTATAGGAGTCTTAAAAAAGGTTTTATTAAAAACAAAAACATATCTAAAATAGATAAAAGGGCATCAAAGAAAGAAAATATAGTATTTTATATCTTAAATGTAATATTGTCATTTTCAATATCTTATATAACAGCTTCTAATTACTGGTATAGGATTCTTCAATTTAACAACTCAGTCGATTTTGATGTAAAAGATCCTTTGTTCAATAAGGATATCTCCTTTTACATGTTCAAACTTCCACTTATTCAATCATTATTTAATGCTATGATGGCATTTTTAATAGTACTTTTAATTGTAACCTTTGTAGTTTATATAATTATGAGTACAAAAGATAGCGTATATACTAAAGATTTTAAAAAGCCCTTTTCAAAGGTTAAATTTATTAAAAGTGATATAACAAATTATGCAGGAAAGCAATTAGCAGTACTTTCAAGCATGTTCCTTATAATGATAGGTATATTTTATGTTTTAAAATCTTACTATTTGGTATATAGTTCAAAAGGTGTAGGTTTTGGGGCTAGTTTTACAGATGCTAGAGTGAGTTTATATTTTTATAGGGCAATATCCATAATAGCTATAATATCCTCTGTAATTGTTTTTATAAGCCTTATTAAAGGCAAGGTAAGGCCTATAGCAATATCATTAATAGCTATGGCTATGGTTATAGTATTAGAAGGGTTAACATCTACACTAGTGCAGCAGTTTATGGTTAAATCAAATGAGCTTGAATTTGAAAGGCCATATATTAAACAAAATATTGACTTTACACGCAAGGCCTTTAATATAGATGATATTAAAGAGAGTATGTTTGATGTAAAGGATGATCTAACCAAAGAAGATATAGCTAAAAACAAAGACATTATCGATAATATAAAGGTTAATTCTTTTAAACCAGCTTTAGATTTTTATAATCAGGTTCAAATAATAAGATATTACTATAACTTTAAAGACATCGATGTAGATAGATATAATATAGATGGCAAGTATAGTCAGGTGTTTATAGCTCCACGTGAGATAGATTCTGACTCTATAGAACCAAATACATGGCTTAATAAGCATCTAGTATATACTCATGGATATGGAGTTGTTATGAGTAGGGTTAATTCAGTTACAGCTGAAGGAAAGCCTAACTTTATAATAAAGAATATACCACCTGAAAATAATAGTGATATAAAAATAGAAAATCCTAGAATATACTTCGGTGAATCAACAGATTATTATGCCATCGTAAATACGGATCAAAGAGAATTTGACTACCCTAAAGGTGGAGAGAATGAAACAAATAAGTATGATGGAAGTGCTGGAATAAATATGTCCCTTATAAATAGAATACTCTTTTCTATTAAAGAAAAGAGTATAAAGTTTATGCTATCTAACGATATAAATGTAGATAGTAAGATATTAATTAATAGAAACATAATGGAAAGAGCAAAGACTATAGCTCCATTTTTGACCTATGATAAAGACCCTTATATGGTAATACAAGATGGTAGGTTATATTGGATATTAGATGGATATACTACATCTAATAAATATCCGTTTTCAGAACAATATGATAATGTAAATTATATAAGAAACTCTGTAAAGGTAGTTGTTGATAGCTTTAATGGAGATATAAACTTTTATATATCAGATAAAGGGGATCCTATAATACAAAGTTATTCTAAAATATTTAAAGGATTGTTTAAGGATATAGATGAACTTCCACAGGAGTTTGTTGAACACTTTAGATACCCAGAAGAAATATTTAATATTCAATGTAGTGCCTTAGGTAAATATCACATAAAGGACCCAGAAGTATTTTATAATGGGGAAGATTTATGGGAAATATCTAAAAATAAAAGAGATACTAAAGATAATAATGATGATAAAAAGCAGGATGAAAAGACTACTGAGGCATCATATATAGTTACAAGGCTCCCAAATGAAGAAAAAGAGGAAATGGTACTTTTTGAGTACTTTAATATGAGGAGCAAAGAAAATATGGTAGCTTTATTTGGTGCTAGAATGGATGGTGACCAATATGGTAAGTTAGTATTATACAAGTTCCCGCCAACTAAAACCATATACAGTCCATATTTATTTAAGAACCAAATTAATCAAGATCCTAATATATCAAAAGAATTATCACTATGGAATACTGAAGGTTCAAAGGTACACTATGGTGATACTGTAATAGTTCCTATAAAAAACTCTCTTTTATACATTGAACCACTATATCTTAAGGCTATTAGTAATAATAGTATACCTGAGATGAAAAAGGTAGTTGTGTATTACGGGGATAAAATGGTAATGGCTGAGAATATTGAAAAGGCTTTAGAACAAATTTTTAGTTATAAAGAAAGTAACAATGTAGAAAATAATAATACAACAACTAATGTTGAAATTATTAAAGAGGTTAGGGATTTATATTATAAGGCAGTAGATTCACAAAAAGAAGGGGATTGGGCAAAGTACGGAGAATATATGAAGGAGTTAGAAAATATTTTAAATGAAACAAGTAAATAA
- a CDS encoding NAD(P)/FAD-dependent oxidoreductase, whose product MDYDVLVLGGGIIGSALAYELSKYNLNIALIEKDYDIADDVAMVNTDIVYDGTECKDGLMAKLEMMGNNMMEELTSKFNVPFIRTGSLVIAEDDESIKTIEDIYLRAKRRGIDNVNIIHENEVYKIEPNLNTAVKGALYSENVGIISPYDLAIAYAEVAFDNGVIFRLEEEVLDIQKLATGLKVTTSKNKFTCRVVVNTIPKDFYQIDNEKPYDKEESKILTYMLLDNEYKNYFSNIVFSLNEGSKGYSLPTFGGGLIAASITNNVIDFNTTLNIVSELVGDVDSENIKTMYHSRYYKDNIIIDDSDIGKGYVKVIGRSYAAVTIAPAIGKLICESITNSLKSTIKKNFVDKRRDFYKFKELSLEEKDEIIKLDKRYGKMVCICNQITEGEIVDSIRRPLGARTIEGIKRRTGATFGNCQGAHCLSKIVKILSSETDKKLTDILKDSKSSKMLLGRIKEFKEM is encoded by the coding sequence ATGGATTATGATGTATTAGTCTTAGGTGGAGGAATAATAGGAAGTGCCTTGGCCTACGAACTATCTAAATATAATCTTAATATAGCACTTATTGAAAAAGATTATGATATAGCAGATGACGTTGCAATGGTTAACACAGATATAGTTTATGATGGAACTGAATGCAAAGATGGGCTTATGGCAAAATTAGAAATGATGGGCAACAATATGATGGAAGAATTAACATCAAAGTTTAATGTACCATTTATAAGAACAGGGTCCTTAGTAATAGCTGAAGATGATGAATCTATAAAGACCATAGAAGATATTTATTTAAGAGCTAAAAGAAGAGGAATAGATAATGTTAATATAATACATGAAAATGAGGTTTATAAAATAGAACCTAATCTAAATACAGCGGTTAAAGGTGCCCTTTATTCTGAAAATGTAGGTATTATTAGTCCATATGATTTAGCTATAGCATATGCTGAGGTAGCCTTTGATAATGGTGTTATATTTAGGTTAGAAGAAGAGGTCTTGGATATACAAAAGCTAGCTACAGGACTTAAGGTAACTACAAGTAAAAATAAATTTACGTGTAGGGTTGTTGTAAATACCATACCTAAAGATTTCTACCAAATAGATAATGAAAAGCCTTATGATAAAGAAGAAAGTAAGATACTTACATACATGCTTTTAGATAATGAATATAAGAACTATTTTTCAAATATAGTCTTTTCATTAAATGAAGGTTCTAAAGGATACTCCTTACCTACATTCGGAGGAGGTCTTATTGCGGCGTCAATAACAAATAATGTTATTGATTTTAATACTACACTTAATATTGTTTCAGAACTTGTAGGAGATGTAGATAGTGAAAATATAAAGACGATGTATCATTCAAGATATTATAAAGATAATATAATTATAGATGATAGTGATATAGGCAAAGGTTATGTTAAAGTAATTGGAAGGAGTTATGCTGCAGTTACTATAGCCCCCGCTATTGGAAAGTTGATTTGTGAAAGTATAACTAATAGTTTAAAAAGCACAATCAAAAAGAACTTTGTAGATAAAAGAAGAGATTTTTATAAATTTAAGGAACTATCTTTAGAAGAAAAGGATGAAATAATAAAACTTGATAAAAGGTATGGCAAGATGGTATGTATTTGTAATCAAATAACTGAAGGTGAAATAGTTGATAGTATAAGAAGGCCACTAGGAGCAAGAACTATAGAAGGTATAAAAAGAAGGACAGGAGCCACCTTTGGAAATTGCCAAGGGGCACACTGTTTAAGTAAGATAGTAAAGATATTATCAAGTGAAACAGATAAAAAGCTTACTGATATTCTTAAGGATTCTAAAAGTTCTAAAATGCTTTTAGGAAGAATTAAGGAATTTAAAGAGATGTAG
- a CDS encoding DUF1667 domain-containing protein produces MIDKILCKECAKGCILDIYIDKGNIEVEGNKCDIGKVYGIKRIKDNNGILTTLVRIKGSANHNVVSVKSSDVIDKRLWIECSKALSRIHIGPPISIGDVICKNILNTGVDILSTINIKKD; encoded by the coding sequence TTGATAGATAAAATTTTGTGTAAAGAATGTGCAAAGGGCTGCATCTTAGATATATATATAGATAAGGGTAATATCGAAGTAGAAGGTAATAAGTGTGATATAGGTAAGGTATATGGAATAAAGAGGATTAAGGACAACAATGGAATCTTAACCACCCTTGTAAGAATAAAGGGATCTGCAAACCATAATGTGGTTTCAGTTAAAAGTAGTGATGTTATAGATAAAAGATTATGGATTGAATGTTCAAAAGCTTTAAGTAGAATACATATAGGACCTCCTATAAGTATAGGAGATGTTATATGTAAAAACATCCTAAATACAGGTGTAGATATACTTTCTACTATAAATATAAAAAAGGATTAA
- the serS gene encoding serine--tRNA ligase, whose protein sequence is MLDLKRIRNNPEDIKKALNDRGENFDLSIIDTILELDEERRQILMEVETLKGKRNQGSASIPQLKKAGQDVELIMKEMRELGDKIKEFDVKVFEIDEKVKYMMLRIPNIPNSKVPDGKSDEDNIEVKKWSDATKFNFEPKPHWDIASNLDIIDFERASKVTGSRFAIYKGLGARLERAVINYFLDKHIYDNGYTEILPPFMVNRESMTGTGQLPKFEEDAFKLSNEDYFLIPTAEVPVTNMYRDETFNGDILPIKYCAYSACFRAEAGSAGRDTRGLIRQHQFNKVELVKFCKPEDSYEELDKLIGDAESVLQGLNLPYRMVRICKGDLGFTAALKYDLEVWMPSYNRYVEISSCSNFEDFQARRANIKYKETPKDKPKFVHTINGSGLAIGRTVAAILENFQREDGTVEIPEVLRPYMGKEEVIR, encoded by the coding sequence ATGTTAGATTTAAAAAGAATAAGAAATAATCCAGAGGATATTAAGAAGGCTTTAAATGACAGAGGAGAAAACTTTGATTTGTCTATTATAGATACTATTCTAGAGCTAGATGAGGAAAGAAGACAAATATTAATGGAGGTTGAGACCTTAAAGGGAAAAAGAAATCAAGGATCTGCTTCAATACCGCAACTTAAAAAGGCAGGACAAGATGTAGAACTTATAATGAAAGAAATGAGAGAGCTTGGAGATAAGATTAAAGAATTTGATGTTAAGGTTTTTGAAATAGATGAAAAGGTAAAATATATGATGCTTAGGATTCCAAATATACCAAATTCTAAAGTACCAGATGGAAAGTCTGATGAAGATAATATAGAAGTAAAGAAATGGTCAGATGCTACTAAGTTTAACTTTGAACCTAAACCCCACTGGGATATAGCATCAAACCTTGATATTATTGATTTTGAAAGGGCAAGTAAGGTAACAGGCTCAAGGTTTGCTATATATAAAGGACTTGGCGCAAGACTTGAAAGAGCGGTAATAAATTACTTTTTAGATAAGCATATTTATGATAATGGATATACAGAAATATTACCACCATTTATGGTTAATAGAGAAAGTATGACAGGTACAGGACAGCTTCCAAAGTTTGAAGAGGATGCATTTAAACTTTCTAATGAAGATTATTTCCTTATACCAACAGCAGAGGTTCCTGTAACTAATATGTATAGAGATGAAACCTTTAATGGAGATATATTACCTATAAAGTACTGTGCTTATAGTGCTTGCTTTAGAGCAGAGGCTGGATCAGCAGGAAGAGATACAAGAGGACTTATAAGACAACATCAATTTAATAAGGTGGAACTAGTAAAATTTTGTAAGCCAGAAGATTCTTATGAAGAGCTTGATAAGCTTATAGGTGATGCTGAGTCAGTACTTCAAGGTTTGAATCTTCCATATAGAATGGTTAGAATATGTAAAGGTGACTTAGGCTTCACAGCTGCATTAAAGTATGACCTAGAGGTTTGGATGCCAAGCTACAATAGATATGTAGAAATATCAAGCTGTAGTAACTTTGAAGACTTCCAAGCAAGAAGGGCTAATATTAAATATAAGGAAACCCCAAAGGATAAACCTAAGTTTGTTCATACTATTAATGGATCAGGTCTTGCAATTGGAAGAACTGTAGCTGCAATACTTGAAAACTTTCAAAGGGAAGATGGAACTGTAGAAATTCCAGAAGTATTAAGACCTTATATGGGTAAAGAAGAAGTTATAAGATAG
- a CDS encoding polysaccharide lyase 8 family protein, producing MLKNRKGVKRLIILTLSSTIMSTNIFINTAMAETVNNTSGVAQSVVEKQDIDKEIDLIRLKWKEDLTGGEDIDLSSPIIRSKVDGVSKEAKGYSDSLNRDNNRTTLWDDTDKYKVNSAQITTCYKRLAVMAKAYAIKGGSFYKDDKLKDDIISAMDWLYTNAYNENVEGYGNWWDWQIGIPPQLNNIVILMYDSLTEVQIKDYMKGIQKFLPEVMPGSKFHTGANLADVSINKLLQGVNLKDESKIREASEKVVSIFEYVNEGDGFYKDGSFIQHTDMAYTGSYGNVLLGRAANMLFLLESTPWSIESKSKNNVYTWIFENFSPIIYKGYVMEMVRGRAVSRSYISGYNEASGIIESLVKLSIAANPEDSALIKSMIKQWSLESGFDFSKAFSSINMVKELNNINNNQNIASLKEKPDHFPMNKMDKTVHKRENYTLAISRSSSRISKYEYMNDENLRPWFQGDGVTYLFNGDLNQYTDDFWATINPYRLPGTTIDTRIREDKHGTTNKDYYEKGLSNWSGGTKLGVYGTSGMQISNNNDSLKANKSWFMFDDEVVALGSGIISNDDYVVETIIDNKKINKTGSNKLIIDGVKRDKALGWSEDIKGAKWAHVEGNTASSDIGYYFPKGSDINALREHRTGAWTDISKTTKLSKPIDPTQKENNFLCLYIDHGKAPKDATYSYVLLPNKSSDEVASYANNPKVQIIEDSSKVHAVKHMGLKIIAANFWNNEKTSVDIITSDKKSSVIVKENSDDTLTISVSDPTFIADHINIEVAKSVLELVSKDKEVTLVEIGDSIKLSVNTKDSNGGSFLATFKLKDKTMNLNEMKDQHTEEVNEEVNEEVNEARSDKDVSSTIDVVEDDNSDIDKTVHDGNIYIKGEHKNNISKLGKYGVPLYENPTIYGIALLMGGIFLIIKKKK from the coding sequence ATGCTAAAGAACAGAAAAGGTGTAAAAAGGCTAATAATATTAACTCTAAGCAGTACAATAATGTCAACAAACATATTTATTAATACCGCAATGGCTGAAACCGTAAACAATACAAGTGGTGTTGCACAATCAGTTGTAGAAAAACAAGATATAGATAAGGAGATAGATTTAATAAGGCTTAAATGGAAGGAAGACTTAACAGGTGGAGAAGACATTGATTTATCATCACCTATTATAAGATCAAAAGTTGATGGTGTCTCTAAAGAGGCTAAAGGATATAGTGATTCATTAAATAGGGATAATAATAGAACAACATTATGGGATGATACAGATAAGTATAAGGTAAATTCCGCGCAAATAACTACATGTTATAAAAGGCTGGCTGTTATGGCTAAAGCGTATGCTATAAAAGGTGGTAGTTTTTATAAAGATGATAAATTAAAAGATGATATAATAAGTGCTATGGATTGGCTATATACAAATGCTTATAATGAGAATGTAGAAGGTTATGGTAACTGGTGGGATTGGCAAATAGGAATACCTCCTCAATTAAATAATATTGTGATTTTAATGTATGATAGTTTAACTGAAGTTCAAATTAAAGATTATATGAAAGGTATACAAAAGTTTTTACCTGAAGTAATGCCAGGCTCTAAATTTCATACAGGTGCAAATCTTGCAGATGTATCTATAAATAAGTTATTACAAGGGGTAAATCTAAAAGATGAATCTAAAATAAGAGAGGCTAGCGAAAAGGTAGTGAGTATTTTCGAATATGTTAATGAAGGTGATGGATTTTATAAGGATGGATCTTTCATACAACATACTGATATGGCATACACAGGCTCTTATGGGAATGTTCTTTTAGGAAGAGCTGCTAATATGTTATTTTTATTAGAATCCACGCCATGGAGTATAGAATCAAAAAGTAAAAATAACGTATATACTTGGATATTTGAAAATTTTAGTCCTATTATTTATAAGGGATATGTAATGGAAATGGTAAGGGGAAGAGCTGTATCTAGGTCTTATATATCAGGATATAACGAAGCGAGTGGAATAATTGAGAGTTTAGTTAAACTTTCTATTGCAGCAAACCCAGAAGATTCAGCTTTAATAAAGTCTATGATTAAACAGTGGTCTTTAGAGTCAGGTTTTGACTTTTCAAAGGCTTTTAGTTCTATAAACATGGTTAAGGAATTAAATAATATAAATAATAATCAGAATATAGCTTCATTAAAAGAAAAACCAGATCATTTTCCTATGAACAAGATGGATAAAACCGTACATAAGAGAGAAAATTATACACTAGCTATATCTAGAAGTTCAAGTAGGATTAGTAAGTATGAATATATGAATGATGAAAACTTAAGACCATGGTTTCAAGGGGATGGTGTAACATATCTTTTTAATGGAGATTTAAATCAATATACAGATGACTTTTGGGCAACAATAAATCCTTATAGGTTGCCTGGAACTACTATAGATACAAGAATAAGAGAGGACAAGCATGGAACTACAAATAAAGATTATTATGAAAAAGGATTAAGCAATTGGTCAGGTGGAACAAAGCTTGGTGTATATGGAACATCAGGGATGCAAATAAGTAACAACAATGATTCACTAAAGGCTAATAAATCGTGGTTTATGTTTGATGATGAAGTTGTTGCATTAGGTTCAGGTATAATTAGCAATGATGACTATGTTGTAGAAACTATAATTGATAACAAAAAGATAAATAAGACAGGTAGTAATAAGTTGATTATAGATGGGGTTAAAAGGGATAAAGCATTAGGGTGGTCAGAAGATATAAAGGGAGCGAAGTGGGCTCATGTTGAAGGTAATACAGCAAGTTCCGATATAGGATATTACTTTCCAAAGGGATCAGATATAAATGCTTTAAGAGAACACAGAACTGGTGCTTGGACAGATATAAGTAAAACTACTAAACTTTCTAAACCAATAGATCCAACACAAAAGGAAAATAACTTTTTGTGTTTATATATAGACCATGGCAAGGCACCAAAAGATGCAACATATAGTTATGTATTACTTCCAAATAAGAGTAGTGACGAGGTAGCAAGTTATGCTAATAACCCTAAGGTACAAATCATAGAAGACAGTTCAAAAGTACATGCTGTTAAGCATATGGGGTTAAAGATAATTGCAGCTAACTTTTGGAACAATGAAAAGACTTCAGTAGATATAATAACTTCTGATAAGAAGTCATCAGTTATTGTTAAGGAAAATTCTGATGATACTTTAACAATTTCTGTTTCTGATCCAACGTTTATTGCTGATCATATAAATATTGAAGTAGCTAAATCCGTATTAGAATTAGTTTCAAAAGATAAGGAAGTAACTTTAGTGGAAATAGGTGATAGTATTAAGCTATCTGTAAATACTAAAGACTCAAATGGAGGATCTTTTTTAGCTACATTTAAGCTCAAAGATAAAACTATGAATCTTAATGAAATGAAAGACCAACATACTGAAGAAGTTAATGAAGAAGTTAATGAAGAAGTTAATGAAGCAAGATCTGATAAGGATGTAAGCTCTACTATAGATGTAGTAGAAGATGATAATTCAGATATAGATAAAACAGTTCATGATGGAAACATATATATAAAGGGAGAACACAAGAATAATATAAGTAAATTAGGAAAATACGGTGTACCGTTATATGAAAATCCAACGATATATGGTATAGCATTGTTGATGGGTGGGATATTTTTAATTATTAAAAAAAAGAAATAG